The Bdellovibrio sp. ZAP7 DNA segment CGTTTTAAACCGCGGCTTTTTTATTACCCAGGTCAGTTGCCCGACCACCCTTGCTTTTTTGCTTTCGAAATTCTTAGTAAACCAGCAAACGACCGATATCAACCGTTGGACGGTGACCGCAAGTCGCAAGATCTTGCTTCCACTTTTTACCGACGGAAACAGACGTGTTGTTGAAAGTAACTGGATTTTTGTATTTGTCGGATTCAATCACGCCGGATCCTACAAGTTCATTACAACGACCTTCAATTTTTACAGTTAAATCCTTGGCAGAAACCGCGTATTGATCCTTACCTAAAACCATCGCCATGTCGGAATTAAGGATAGAAACCGCAGGTGCTGTCAAACTGGCGCGATCTATTTGCATTTTCAGAACATAAGTAAACGACTCTTCTCTAACACCGCTCGCCGAAGAAGCTTTAAACTTGCCGCTGGATTGAACTCCGAGACCCAATTTCGAAGGATCGTCTTTCAATGTAACTAGAACCATTTTGTAGGAGTCTTCAAATACGTTCACATAGGTCTTTTTCAAGTCCAAAATATCAGCGAAAGATTTTACTGGCTGCCCCAGAATTTCCACACCAATTTCACCGTCTTCTGCGGTAGCTATAGTTACAGTGAAGGCTTTGTTCATTTTGCCTTTGATAGCTCCCAACCCGTTTGAATAGTTCAGATCTTCTTTCAAAGAAGTGATCTTTAACGTTGTGACACCTTTTTCATCAGTCGCTTTATCGCTGATGGAGTATAAAGATTTTGTGACGTCAGCGTGGCCCAAAGCCAATTGCGCAAGTTCCAATGCCTCAATTTGTTTTTCCATCATCACAGTTGAAGCTGCGTAAGCTCCGATCTTCAAACCTGAAGAAGTGCCGACGTTACCGCCTTTATTACCTTTAGGCTTACGGATTTTCGCCATAACCTCAGGAGTTCCAACTTGCTTGTCTTGTGGAGTACAAGCAGACGTTAAAAGTGCAGATGAAATAAATAGAGCGGAAAGTACTTTTAGGCTTTTCATAGGGGCAGAATCTAACCTGATCGGTTCGATTCCGCCAGAGGCAAATCCTCTTTTACAGGGGTGTCAAAATCGTAAACAGACAGCGGATCCCGCCATTGTTGATTTTGAGCTCCTTTTCGATTTGGTAGCCATTAGGAGCCGGTTGAACCCGGTCCTTTTCCGGATACAGGATCCCAAGCTTCTGGGGCTTATAGAGACGGCATAGCTCCGCCGCCAGGGTCTTTAGGCCCCCTTTGCCCGCCACCGGCAAACGCTCCCCATAGGGAGGGTTTACGACCATCCACAGTGGACCGGGCAAGTCCACACCTTGAAGGGCGTCCTGAACCCAGAATTTGTGCTCCTGGGATTTAAACTCATCCCGTTGATAAGCTTTTAACTGAGCTTCGACTTCATTGAAGTTCTTAAGTCCGATTTCAGGCATCTCGGGATTGATGTCCATACCCAAGACCGCTTTGAACGGGGCACGGGCCGGGATTTCATAGTTCAAAGCAAAGCTTGGCGACAAGAAAAGCTTTGGACACTTCTTCCATTGCTTAAAAGAATAATCTCTTTGGAATTGTCCTGACCATAAACCTCGGGCCTCTGTCAGGAAAGTTCCCGAACCCATCATCGGATCACACAGGTTCACCGAAGACACTTCGGCAGGAGTCGCCTCCCCGATCATTTCTCTTAAAAGTTCAGCTGCGATGGTTTCACGCATCGGAGCTTCACCTTTTAAAACGGTCCAGCCACGTTTATGTAAGTGCTCGCCTGTCGCATCCAAACTGATCGTGCACAGATCATCTTCCATGCGAATGTAAATCGCAGCACAGGTGCTATCACCGTTTTGACCTGCGAAAATTTCCTGCAGGGCTTTTTCAGCACTTTCCTGCAGACGCTTTTCATTGTTCAGACGGCTTTTTTGTGCAGCCACTTCCCAATCGACGTTCGCGTGATGAAGGTATTCCTTCCATGGGAGTGATTTAAATTTTTGATAGAACTTTGGCAGATCTTTCGTGCGAAACGAAGTCATTCGCAACAACAGACGGTTCGCCGTTTTCAAAAAGAAATTCAATTGCAGAGCCTGAAACAGCTCTGTTTCAAATTCCAGCCCACCCATCAGCACGGCGACTTCTGGAAATGGCAAAGAATGAGTTTTTGCATCTTTTCCTAAAAGATAGGGCCAGATCTCTTTCATTTCCTGAAGAGCGGTGTTTTCGAAACCAAGGGGTGTGGAAATAAAAAAACGATTCACAGTTAGAATCTCCAATACGCATCAAACAAAACGTAATAACCATCCGTCGCAGAAAGCTTAAAGGACGAAACATCCGTTGAGTTGAGCGATAAACTGAAATGGAAGCGATCCCAAATCTTGACGTAAGTTAAATATCCACCGAGCGCTTTGGTTTCAAAGTTATAACTCGGCCCCAAAAGAATACGGTCCCAGTTATCACCGATAAACTCATATCCCGTTTGGAAGGATGTTGTACCGAGAGTTTTTACCGCTGTGACATCCGCGGCGTTCGCAAATGACATCGCCGCCACCGTGAACATCGTATGCGAGATCACGCTTTCTGAAGAAATCGAATCCCAGTACACCGTAAAGTTGAGAGTGTTGGAATTATCACTTGGAACGTGAGCTGTATTGGCGCCGATAGAAAAAGTATTTGAATCCGAGGCGAAGACACGGAATTTACCAGAACCATTGTAGGCGCCTGCGATATCCCCGGGGATGATTGTTCCCACAGAAAGCCTATCGGTGATGCCATAATTGATCTGACCATACCAGCTCATGACGTATTCATTTTCCCACAAGGTCTCGGCGGTCTCGCCGACGGACACACCTTGGGTGAACAATGGTTTGTACTTCGCAGAAATATTTTTGCCACGACGTTTGATAATCAAATCCGTCGTGCCTTTGTACTTGTTATTATCCGAAGACAAATTGATGTGATAAATCTGATCACCCAATTGGATGAAATGCAGGCGTGACTGACGCTGAAGTTCTGCTGTCACCTGGAACGTGCCATCTTCGTTATTGGAAACACCGATGATCTCTAAAAACCCGATGATGCCGACGCCACTTTTTTGCGATTCAACGGCGACCGTCTCGCCCACGCGCCAATCATTGAAGGCAGTGGTTGCTTTGATAGTTTTATCATCAATGATATGGTCGATGCGGGCACTGGCATCTTGATTGGCGTAATAAGCCGGTTCGGATGCTGGCTCACGCATAACGATGGGAACCTCTTCGTCCATTGCAAGGGCGCTGGCCATCACCACCGGTGACACCAATAACAACCCCAAAACTGCAACCCAAAACCTAGTCCCCAACATCTGGGAAACCTTAACTTAGTTTGGGGACGGGTTCAATTTCCGATATGGCTATTTCTGGCTATTTTTAGCTTTATTTTGCATCACGGCGGCATCAGCTGCTTTTTTTTGCAGCTTCTTTGCGGCAGCTCTTAGCTGCATGTCCTTGATAGCTTTCATGGCGCGCATCAAATTCAGGCGATCCGCTTCATCCAACCAGATTTTTTGCGCTTGAAACCAGGCAATTTCCGCAGCGGAACCTTCTTTGCCATAGAACACCATATACGCGAAACCTTGGTTTAAAAGCGTATCAAATGGAATATCTTTCTTCATTTCTTTAATGTACGGCAGGAACCTTGGTGAGGCCGCATACACTTCATCAAGCGAAAGCTTTTGATTGCGATCTTGATCATAAATCAACATCACGGACTCCATATAGTGAAGCACTGTCACCATTGTACGGATATTGGCAACCTCCACCAAACCTTGATCTTCTTTGGGCGACACGTAAGCCAAATAACGAAGTGTCGTATAGAACTCTTTCCACTGCTCGGGTTTTAGGTTCGCTACGAACTTGGCCATCTCGGGCAAGTTATCAAAGTACTTGCTGAAATTCAGACGGAGGTTCGATTGGAAACACTGCTCGTTCAAATAATAGAAGCCCAAAGGATCCACATCCTCCGCCAAAGACTTCCCGTTCGCTTTACCACAACCCGCCAGCAGCATGTCGTTGTAAACGGAACCCGACGAAGACAAACCCGCACTGAATAACAAGCTTACGAATTCAAAAGTTTCCCTTTGATTCATGTACGAGTCCCCATTGCCACTGAAGGTAAAGAAATTAGCTTCCTGGAAGCTGCGCTCTCCGGTATTTCCCGTGCGTGGGTCGAAGGCTTTTAGATCGAACATCAACTCTTTAAAGTCTTCGTACCAAGTCACCAAACCACTTGTTTGCATCGCCGCTTTGGTCAACTCGCCACTGGTGTTGCTGCCATAAGCCAGAAGCAAACCGCGAGACATAGTTCTCATCAAATTAGATGTCGTTAGACTTTTCCAAGTGGTTGTTGAAGCGTGAGCGTTGTTGAATTCCTCGATACGGCCTTTAGCATTATAGGAAATCAGCACCGCAGAGTTTAAAAGATCGCCATAGTCCTTCCAGGCATTTTCCAAAGCCATGTGTTCGTATGGATCTGTGGAAAGTCCCGCCTTGATATAACCAACAGCATTGAATTTTCCATATTTATCCAAAAGCTCTTCTTTGGAAATCAAAGAATCTGCGGAACGACCACTCACCAACTGGGCGTCGACGAAGTTTTGTACCAGTCGCCACACATTGTACTCACGTCTTAAGGCGACGATATGCTTTTTCTCTAAACCTAAAATACCACGAGAGTCACCATTACGACCCGGTTCAAGCAGGCGCAAGATGGCTGCACGATACAATGTTTGAATCGAAATGGGTCTGATCTTCGCGATCGCCTGAATTTGAGGAAGACCAAGAATCGTTGTGATCAAATTGTCGATGTCTTCCAACGGAATCATTCCACGCGTCGCGATCTGAGGTGCACCTTCAATCAAGTCGATGGCTTGACCGATAAACTGACTCACCTCACGCACTTTGGGCTGCGTGCTCATATCGAAATTGTGAATGATATAGTGATATTTTAAAACCAAGCCATACAGATCAATCAAACTGTTCAGGCTGCCCTTCCACTGAGTGTAAGTCGCAAGCTGAGCTTCTTGACCCATCAAAACGTTTTTAACCACTTCCACAACTGGCAACCACTGAGTCACGTTTTTATCAGTGTCTTCGTCTTTGATAAATTCTTTGAAACCTTTAAGGGCCCGT contains these protein-coding regions:
- a CDS encoding RNA methyltransferase; protein product: MNRFFISTPLGFENTALQEMKEIWPYLLGKDAKTHSLPFPEVAVLMGGLEFETELFQALQLNFFLKTANRLLLRMTSFRTKDLPKFYQKFKSLPWKEYLHHANVDWEVAAQKSRLNNEKRLQESAEKALQEIFAGQNGDSTCAAIYIRMEDDLCTISLDATGEHLHKRGWTVLKGEAPMRETIAAELLREMIGEATPAEVSSVNLCDPMMGSGTFLTEARGLWSGQFQRDYSFKQWKKCPKLFLSPSFALNYEIPARAPFKAVLGMDINPEMPEIGLKNFNEVEAQLKAYQRDEFKSQEHKFWVQDALQGVDLPGPLWMVVNPPYGERLPVAGKGGLKTLAAELCRLYKPQKLGILYPEKDRVQPAPNGYQIEKELKINNGGIRCLFTILTPL